One window of Populus nigra chromosome 5, ddPopNigr1.1, whole genome shotgun sequence genomic DNA carries:
- the LOC133694354 gene encoding putative calcium-transporting ATPase 13, plasma membrane-type: MTMRSRKTGDKIVLDGENLLPESKRNQRRWRMAYTAIYFTRLLGSLSKTALGSQTKILRSLSYIALDVRDDTPGEDLVSLINVDQRTLADMVKGKNLESLKQLGGVTQVATTILETDVKNGAKEAGVAHRRDVFGANRFKKPPAKSFLSFVVEAFKDMTIIILLVCAIMSLGFGIKQHGLKEGWYDGGSIIVAIILVIAVSSVSNFKQSKQFEKLSDESNNINVQVVRDGRHHHLSIFDVVVGDVVSLKIGDQIPADGMFLNGYSLKVDESSMTGESDHVEVNGKNNPFLLSGTKVTDGFGFMVVTSVGMNTAWGEMMSSICHDLDEQTPLQARLNKLTSSIGKVGLTVAVLVLAVLMIRYFTGNTRDDNGRKEYIGSQTKFSDVLDSVVGIIAAAVTIVVVAIPEGLPLAVTLTLAYSMKRMMKDNAMVRKLSACETMGSATIICTDKTGTLTLNQMKVTEFWLGKETTDGDSLTEIESEVYQLLQEGVALNTTGTVDKSHATLVPEITGSPTEKAILSWALLDLGMNINETKEKCEIIHVETFNSEKKRSGVLMRKNNEKTIHTHWKGAAEMILAMCSNYYVRNGELKSLNEEEKVQLGAIIQSMASKSLRCIAFAHKKVAEDNGQASEKLQERGLSLLGFVGLKDPCRPGVRTAVESCKNAGVNVKMITGDNVHTARAIAIECGILSPEQDMENGAVVEGVQFRNYSPEERMAMIDNIQVMARSSPFDKLLMVQCLKEKGHVVAVTGDGTNDAPALKEADIGLSMGIQGTEVAKESSDIVILDDNFSSVVTVLRWGRCVYNNIQKFIQFQLTVNVAALAINFVAAISSGKVPLTAVQLLWVNLIMDTLGALALATEQPTIDLMARTPVGRSEPLITKIMWRNLLAQALYQVSILLTLQFKGKAIFGVDEKIKNTLIFNTFVLCQVFNEFNARKLEKKNIFKGIHKNKLFLAIIGVTIILQVIMVELLKKFASTERLNWEQWGACIGIAVLSWPIGCLVKCIPVSSKQLMDPKNM, from the coding sequence ATGACTATGAGATCTCGAAAAACTGGAGACAAAATCGTCCTTGATGGAGAAAATCTCTTACCGGAGTCAAAACGCAATCAGAGAAGATGGAGGATGGCTTACACGGCCATATACTTCACGAGGCTTCTTGGTTCTTTGTCCAAGACGGCTCTTGGGAGTCAGACCAAGATCTTGCGTTCCCTCTCCTACATTGCTCTTGACGTTCGTGATGATACCCCGGGTGAGGACCTTGTTTCTCTGATTAATGTTGATCAGAGAACACTCGCAGATATGGTGAAAGGAAAGAACCTTGAATCTTTGAAACAACTGGGAGGAGTTACACAAGTTGCCACCACAATTCTAGAAACTGATGTCAAGAATGGTGCAAAGGAGGCTGGTGTTGCGCATAGAAGGGATGTTTTTGGTGCAAATAGGTTTAAGAAGCCTCCTGCGAAAAGCTTTCTAAGCTTTGTTGTTGAAGCATTCAAGGACATGACCATAATTATTCTTTTGGTCTGTGCTATCATGTCTCTGGGATTTGGTATCAAACAGCATGGCCTGAAAGAAGGATGGTATGATGGAGGAAGCATTATTGTTGCTATAATTCTTGTTATTGCTGTCTCCTCTGTCAGCAATTTCAAGCAATCCAAGCAATTTGAGAAGTTATCTGACGAGAGCAACAATATAAACGTGCAAGTAGTGAGAGATGGAAGGCACCatcatttatcaatttttgacGTGGTGGTGGGGGATGTGGTGTCTTTGAAGATAGGGGACCAGATACCTGCTGACGGGATGTTCTTGAATGGTTATTCTTTGAAGGTGGACGAATCTAGCATGACTGGTGAAAGCGACCATGTTGAGGTGAATGGCAAGAACAACCCTTTCTTGCTCTCTGGTACAAAGGTGACTGATGGCTTTGGTTTCATGGTTGTTACATCTGTTGGCATGAATACAGCATGGGGTGAGATGATGAGTTCAATATGTCATGATTTGGATGAGCAAACTCCATTGCAAGCCCGCCTCAACAAGCTCACTTCTTCTATAGGGAAGGTTGGATTGACAGTCGCCGTCCTTGTTCTTGCGGTTCTGATGATAAGGTACTTTACAGGAAACACTAGAGATGACAATGGTCGCAAAGAATACATTGGGAGCCAGACAAAGTTCAGTGATGTGCTGGATTCAGTTGTGGGCATTATTGCTGCAGCCGTGACTATTGTCGTGGTGGCAATTCCGGAAGGTCTGCCACTAGCTGTAACTCTAACTCTGGCTTACTCTATGAAGAGAATGATGAAAGATAATGCCATGGTTCGTAAACTCTCTGCTTGTGAAACAATGGGTTCAGCCACAATAATCTGCACAGACAAAACAGGCACTCTTACTTTGAACCAGATGAAGGTTACAGAATTTTGGCTTGGGAAAGAGACAACTGATGGTGATTCTTTAACTGAAATAGAATCAGAGGTCTATCAGTTACTACAAGAAGGAGTTGCTTTAAACACAACAGGTACTGTTGACAAATCACATGCTACTTTAGTTCCTGAAATTACTGGTAGTCCAACTGAAAAGGCAATACTTTCTTGGGCTCTCTTGGATTTGGGAATGAATATCAATGAAACAAAGGAAAAATGTGAGATAATACACGTAGAAACCTTTAATTCTGAGAAAAAGAGAAGCGGAGTATTGATGAGGAAAAACAATGAGAAGACAATTCACACGCACTGGAAGGGAGCTGCTGAGATGATACTAGCCATGTGTTCAAATTATTATGTCAGAAATGGAGAACTAAAAAGCTTGAATGAGGAAGAGAAAGTGCAGCTTGGGGCCATAATTCAGAGTATGGCATCCAAAAGCCTACGATGCATTGCTTTTGCCCACAAAAAAGTTGCAGAAGACAATGGGCAGGCCTCTGAGAAGCTTCAAGAAAGGGGGCTGAGCTTGTTGGGCTTTGTTGGATTGAAAGACCCATGCCGACCAGGAGTTAGAACAGCGGTAGAATCATGTAAGAATGCAGGAGTGAATGTTAAAATGATAACCGGCGACAATGTGCATACAGCGAGAGCTATAGCTATTGAATGTGGGATTCTCAGTCCGGAACAAGACATGGAGAATGGTGCTGTAGTAGAAGGTGTGCAATTCAGAAACTACTCACCTGAAGAGAGAATGGCCATGATTGACAATATCCAGGTGATGGCAAGATCATCCCCGTTTGACAAGCTTCTGATGGTACAGTGTTTAAAGGAGAAAGGCCATGTGGTAGCAGTCACTGGTGATGGCACAAATGATGCCCCCGCTCTAAAGGAAGCAGATATTGGGCTCTCCATGGGAATTCAAGGGACTGAGGTGGCAAAGGAGAGCTCAGACATTGTCATATTGGACGATAACTTCAGCTCAGTGGTAACTGTGTTGAGGTGGGGGAGATGTGTCTACAACAACATTCAGAAGTTCATTCAATTTCAGCTCACTGTTAATGTCGCTGCCCTAGCCATCAACTTCGTTGCAGCTATTTCTTCTGGTAAAGTCCCTCTAACTGCAGTCCAGCTGCTGTGGGTTAATCTCATAATGGACACCTTGGGAGCACTAGCCCTAGCTACCGAGCAACCCACCATTGATCTCATGGCAAGGACACCTGTGGGTCGATCAGAGCCACTTATTACCAAAATCATGTGGAGGAACCTCCTTGCTCAGGCTCTGTATCAGGTTTCCATTTTACTGACTCTGCAATTCAAGGGAAAGGCCATATTTGGTgtggatgaaaaaattaagaacaccCTCATCTTCAACACTTTTGTCCTCTGCCAAGTGTTTAACGAGTTCAATGCAAGGAAGCTGGAAAAGAAGAACATATTCAAGGGGATACATAAGAACAAGTTATTTTTGGCAATCATTGGAGTTACGATAATTCTTCAAGTGATCATGGTGGAGCTTCTGAAGAAGTTTGCCAGCACTGAGAGGTTGAATTGGGAACAGTGGGGTGCCTGCATTGGCATTGCAGTTCTGTCTTGGCCAATTGGTTGTCTTGTGAAGTGCATTCCAGTTTCTTCCAAGCAGCTTATGGATCCTAAAAACATGTAG